In Acropora muricata isolate sample 2 chromosome 11, ASM3666990v1, whole genome shotgun sequence, one DNA window encodes the following:
- the LOC136888986 gene encoding uncharacterized protein, with amino-acid sequence MADANGSTRSDSAEDCLVLLEELIRSNRNLAAENEKLRQDHEKASKNQAEILQRIEERLHDREYVPRGGRHRSSPRRRGARNSVAIPAACRRSLRRMYKVLCRREDFNGFYLNEDVSSENNARVIERVIGQVLHEHGGQERCPWTRPIMEAALQRYFLSLYQTRRLKSNSKYEEHKRMTRKSGRQREKLTRRTSALELVKWTDHHEKGRAAEVLVMDAMSSEDSCYEDDENGNPKVTKYAVRKLPWESRAMKKIKKKLDKAYRKRLSKRASERIVNRTEAEELSERQPPNTFPEWALTETEN; translated from the exons ATGGCAGATGCAAATGGCAGTACTCGTTCGGATTCGGCTGAAGATTGTCTTGTGCTCTTGGAGGAGCTCATCCGAAGCAACCGAAATCTTGCGGCAGAAAACGAGAAGTTGCGGCAAGATCACGAGAAAGCCAGCAAAAATCAGGCGGAAATTCTGCAAAGGATTGAGGAGAGGCTGCATGACAGAGAATATGTTCCTCGCGGCGGACGGCATCGTTCTAGTCCACGACGTAGGGGCGCAAGGAATTCAGTTGCCATTCCTGCGGCCTGCAGG aGATCATTGAGGAGAATGTATAAAGTTCTTTGCAGAAGAGAGGACTTCAATGGATTTTATCTTAATGAAGA TGTAAGCTCTGAGAACAATGCCAGAGTTATTGAGAGGGTGATAGGCCAAGTTTTGCATGAACATGGAGGCCAGGAAAGATGTCCATGGACAAGGCCCATAATGGAAG CTGCTCTGCAAAGATATTTTCTGTCCCTTTATCAGACCAGACGACTTAAAAGTAATTCAAAATATGAAGAGCATAAAAGGATGACACGCAAGAGTGGCCGCCAAAGAGAG AAGTTAACAAGGCGAACATCTGCCCTTGAACTGGTCAAGTGGACTGATCACCATGAAAAGGGAAGGGCAGCAGAGGTTCTCGTCATGGATGCCATGAGTAGTGAGGACAGCTGCTATGAAGACGATGAAAATGGCAATCCTAAGGTTACCAAGTATGCTGTAAGGAAACTCCCATGGGAAAGTAgggcaatgaaaaaaattaagaaaaagctGGATAAAGCATACAGGAAGAGGCTGTCCAAGAGGGCTAGTGAAAGAATTGTAAACAGAACAGAAGCAGAGGAACTCTCAGAACGTCAGCCTCCAAATACATTTCCTGAGTGGGCCCTAACAGAAACAGAAAACTAA